The following are encoded in a window of Megachile rotundata isolate GNS110a chromosome 2, iyMegRotu1, whole genome shotgun sequence genomic DNA:
- the ATPsyndelta gene encoding ATP synthase, delta subunit translates to MATLSRNLRPYLRYIRNQRRTYADAPGDQMKFTFAGANQVFYDQAVVKQIDVPSFSGSFGILPKHVPTLAVLKPGVVTVYEEGGATKKIFVSSGTVTINENNSVQVLAEEAHPVENIDNSAARDILSKAQQQLSSASSEKDKAEAAIAVEVAEALVQAAQ, encoded by the exons ATGGCAACTCTTTCACGTAATTTGCGACCTTATTTAAGATATATTCGTAACCAAAGAAGAACGTACGCCGATGCCCCTGGAGATCAAATGAAATTCACTTTTGCTGGAGCTAATCAA GTATTTTATGACCAAGCTGTGGTGAAACAAATAGATGTGCCATCATTTTCTGGTTCCTTTGGTATTTTACCTAAGCATGTACCCACGCTAGCTGTATTAAAACCAGGTGTAGTTACGGTGTACGAAGAGGGAGGAGCAactaaaaaaatttttgtttcctCGGGAACAGTtactataaatgaaaataatagtgTACAG GTTTTGGCAGAAGAAGCCCATCCTGTAGAAAATATTGATAACTCTGCAGCCAGAGATATTCTTAGCAAAGCTCAACAACAGTTATCATCTGCGTCGTCTGAAAAAGACAAAGCTGAAGCAGCTATTGCGGTCGAAGTAGCAGAAGCTTTAGTACAAGCTGCGCAATAA
- the Prdm13 gene encoding PR/SET domain 13 isoform X1 translates to MEPTNAIMYPLLTDNALMMSIETLERTSQACLDMPPIVRAAGVLARDSSTEIIDVNKLSQKSTSMIRYVEVADEGGRLYCVDGMVNTSCWLKIVSFAKDCQSCNVVLMTTEKGVTLKTIKTISPGEPLLMWFTENVLAMMNMPFLTPCNIQGQNRYICHMCDNLFEYPNPLKIHLALKCNRLETNHLWSLLAKEFSLSPRTNLSFNLFPQSTFRFELTNSSRSSSTRISPILVETMDSSISLTNNSPTSSNQQSPSSSNQPSPTQISPSSSTQVSPVTNDLSYRHSAFKPYTNQANVFTAVCPLNRDETVLSTYNVQTTAPSIPTEVNAAQMETIVSNLGKSKQGHLCIYCGKVYSRKYGLKIHIRTHTGYKPLKCKYCLRPFGDPSNLNKHVRLHADGETPYRCELCGKVLVRRRDLERHVRSRHQENVEQTSDTSSDGIDV, encoded by the exons ATGGAACCAACGAACGCGATCATGTACCCGCTCCTGACGGATAACGCGCTGATGATGAGTATCGAGACGCTCGAGAGAACGTCCCAAGCATGCTTGGATATGCCGCCAATAGTCAGAGCCGCCGGTGTTCTGGCAAGAGACTCTTCGACCGAAATCATCGACGTGAACAAGCTGAGTCAGAAAAGTACATCGATGATTCGTTAC GTGGAAGTCGCTGATGAAGGTGGTCGATTATACTGCGTGGACGGTATGGTGAACACATCCTGTTGGTTGAAGATCGTCTCGTTCGCCAAAGATTGTCAGAGCTGTAATGTAGTCCTGATGACCACCGAAAAAGGAGTAACGCTAAAAACGATAAAAACCATTTCACCGGGTGAACCTTTACTGATGTGGTTCACCGAAAACGTCCTAGCGATGATGAACATGCCCTTCCTGACACCGTGCAACATTCAAG GTCAAAATCGCTACATCTGTCACATGTGCGATAATCTGTTCGAGTATCCAAATCCTTTGAAGATTCATCTAGCTCTAAAGTGCAATCGACTGGAGACTAATCATCTTTGGTCCCTGCTAGCGAAAGAGTTCAGTTTATCGCCGAGAACCAACCTGTCTTTCAACTTGTTCCCACAGTCGACTTTCAGATTCGAACTAACCAACTCATCGCGGTCCTCGTCCACCAGGATATCGCCGATCCTGGTGGAAACCATGGACTCTAGTATCTCTCTGACGAATAACTCTCCGACGTCCTCCAACCAACAATCGCCGTCGTCTTCGAATCAGCCCTCGCCCACGCAGATATCCCCGAGCTCCTCTACTCAAGTTTCTCCCGTGACGAACGATTTGAGCTATAGGCACTCCGCCTTCAAACCGTACACGAATCAGGCCAACGTGTTCACCGCGGTTTGCCCGTTGAACAGAGACGAGACCGTTTTGTCGACGTACAACGTACAAACGACTGCGCCGTCGATTCCTACCGAGGTAAATGCTGCACAAATGGAAACGATAGTCAGCAATCTTGGAAAATCGAAACAAGGACACCTGTGCATCTATTGCGGAAAAGTCTACTCGAGGAAATACGGCTTGAAAATACACATAAG AACCCACACTGGCTACAAACCACTCAAATGCAAGTATTGCCTGCGACCATTTGGTGACCCAAGCAATTTAAACAAGCACGTTAGATTGCACGCGGATGGAGAAACTCCCTACAGGTGCGAATTGTGCGGAAAAGTGTTGGTCAGAAGGAGAGATCTTGAAAGGCATGTTAGATCGAGGCATCAAGAAAACGTCGAACAAACTTCCGACACGTCGTCGGACGGAATCGACGTTTAA
- the Rsph3 gene encoding radial spoke head protein 3: MPAGIGSCAMAPTSNGDPFEREQKDHPAFTILQKDGLDTSLPLLHVNGDESIRSDVHGFENGKNNLFDRRRRSRSNDHLLQAALQSNQANPLKKKARSRSQDSSRSLEKVPVIKPSITLSTENFNEVLNAKLKKLQELEKQEQRKNAKRNENVGRKPFISTVKTGEFLMPPPEVAALLGIAPPTNGTNEIDVCPLRSRFKTLVSLARKPEVRHNSHNARCPAALKATVDYTLGMMNATTIAASTLDDRLKTMKRNDATDQPVPFGNIMFDRRVVRGSTYATAPILIDGEQSTAARQAEARRRNLTRKRAQAQATKALVLRKGSPPPVAGRKHEPVQTDLFLEELSEKPDESEVATQTDYFLDRPPTPQPCPQKVGEDVSTQIEPGDLFDFDYEVQPILEVLVGKTMEQALIEVLEEEEVAALKEQQRKFLELRAAEKAEARRLEEQERRVREEKDQRLRQHEKAMVAEKETEERIAAATLLTGYIAELLPAVLEGLKMSGFLLDEIKADVEEGFVPWLMKEVKKEMGNMIESRELLMEIVREILESRAETYKKLGEEYDASRIRKPSIEHIEDGGIDRNFVDYQPPAIENTDVVERVD, from the exons ATGCCTGCCGGAATCGGTAGCTGCGCGATGGCGCCAACGAGCAACGGAGATCCTTTCGAACGCGAACAAAAGGATCATCCGGCGTTTACGATTCTCCAGAAAGACGGTCTGGACACGAGTCTGCCACTACTGCACGTGAACGGCGACGAGTCGATTCGATCGGACGTCCACGGATTCGAGAACGGCAAGAACAATCTGTTCGATCGAAGACGAAGAAGCAGATCGAACGATCATCTTCTTCAAGCAGCTCTCCAAAGCAATCAGGCGAATCCACTGAAGAAGAAAGCTAGGAGCAGAAGTCAGGACAGTTCGCGTTCGTTGGAGAAGGTTCCGGTGATCAAACCGAGCATCACCTTGTCCACCGAAAATTTCAACGAGGTTCTGAACGCGAAATTGAAGAAACTGCAAGAACTGGAGAAGCAAGAACAACGAAAGAACGCGAAGAGGAACGAGAACGTTGGCAGGAAACCGTTCATCAGTACCGTGAAAACGGGGGAATTTCTGATGCCACCACCGGAAGTAGCGGCTCTACTTGGCATCGCACCACCCACCAACGGTACCAACGAAATCGACGTTTGCCCTTTGCGGTCGAGATTCAAAACCCTCGTGTCGCTGGCCAGAAAACCGGAAGTACGTCACAACAGCCACAATGCCAGGTGTCCGGCCGCGCTCAAGGCCACAGTCGACTACACCCTTGGAATGATGAACGCGACCACCATCGCTGCATCGACCTTGGACGACAGGCTGAAAACGATGAAGAGAAACGACGCGAC CGATCAACCGGTTCCCTTTGGGAATATCATGTTTGATCGTCGGGTCGTTCGCGGAAGTACCTACGCCACTGCCCCTATCCTC ATCGATGGAGAACAATCGACAGCAGCCAGACAAGCGGAAGCTAGGAGAAGGAACTTGACGAGGAAACGAGCACAAGCTCAAGCCACGAAAGCACTCGTCCTTAGAAAGGGTTCGCCACCTCCGGTTGCTGGTCGCAAACACGAGCCGGTGCAAACGGATCTCTTTCTCGAAGAG CTATCGGAGAAGCCGGACGAATCCGAAGTCGCGACACAAACCGATTACTTCTTGGATAGACCTCCAACCCCGCAACCCTGCCCGCAGAAGGTTGGCGAAGATGTTAGCACGCAAATTGAACCCGGCGAT CTGTTCGACTTCGACTACGAAGTGCAACCGATCCTCGAGGTACTCGTTGGAAAGACGATGGAACAGGCATTGATCGAGGTactggaagaagaagaagttgcTGCTCTGAAGGAACAACAAAGGAAATTCTTAGAGCTTCGAGCCGCGGAAAAAGCGGAAGCTCGAAGATTGGAAGAACAAGAAAGAAGAGTAAGGGAAGAAAAG GATCAACGATTAAGGCAACACGAGAAAGCAATGGTAGCTGAAAAGGAAACGGAAGAACGTATCGCGGCAGCGACTCTTTTAACAGGATACATTGCAGAACTTTTGCCAGCGGTTCTAGAAGGATTGAAAATGTCTGGATTCCTATTGGACGAGATCAAGGCTG ATGTCGAGGAAGGTTTCGTTCCCTGGTTAATGAAAGAGGTGAAAAAGGAGATGGGCAACATGATCGAGAGTAGAGAACTTCTCATGG AAATCGTGAGGGAGATTCTGGAGAGTCGTGCAGAAACTTATAAAAAGCTTGGCGAAGAATACGATGCGTCGAGGATAAGGAAACCGTCGATAGAACATATAGAAGATGGAGGTATCGACCGAAATTTCGTGGATTATCAACCACCAGCTATCGAAAACACGGACGTCGTTGAAAGAGTCGATTAG
- the Prdm13 gene encoding PR/SET domain 13 isoform X2 encodes MVNTSCWLKIVSFAKDCQSCNVVLMTTEKGVTLKTIKTISPGEPLLMWFTENVLAMMNMPFLTPCNIQGQNRYICHMCDNLFEYPNPLKIHLALKCNRLETNHLWSLLAKEFSLSPRTNLSFNLFPQSTFRFELTNSSRSSSTRISPILVETMDSSISLTNNSPTSSNQQSPSSSNQPSPTQISPSSSTQVSPVTNDLSYRHSAFKPYTNQANVFTAVCPLNRDETVLSTYNVQTTAPSIPTEVNAAQMETIVSNLGKSKQGHLCIYCGKVYSRKYGLKIHIRTHTGYKPLKCKYCLRPFGDPSNLNKHVRLHADGETPYRCELCGKVLVRRRDLERHVRSRHQENVEQTSDTSSDGIDV; translated from the exons ATGGTGAACACATCCTGTTGGTTGAAGATCGTCTCGTTCGCCAAAGATTGTCAGAGCTGTAATGTAGTCCTGATGACCACCGAAAAAGGAGTAACGCTAAAAACGATAAAAACCATTTCACCGGGTGAACCTTTACTGATGTGGTTCACCGAAAACGTCCTAGCGATGATGAACATGCCCTTCCTGACACCGTGCAACATTCAAG GTCAAAATCGCTACATCTGTCACATGTGCGATAATCTGTTCGAGTATCCAAATCCTTTGAAGATTCATCTAGCTCTAAAGTGCAATCGACTGGAGACTAATCATCTTTGGTCCCTGCTAGCGAAAGAGTTCAGTTTATCGCCGAGAACCAACCTGTCTTTCAACTTGTTCCCACAGTCGACTTTCAGATTCGAACTAACCAACTCATCGCGGTCCTCGTCCACCAGGATATCGCCGATCCTGGTGGAAACCATGGACTCTAGTATCTCTCTGACGAATAACTCTCCGACGTCCTCCAACCAACAATCGCCGTCGTCTTCGAATCAGCCCTCGCCCACGCAGATATCCCCGAGCTCCTCTACTCAAGTTTCTCCCGTGACGAACGATTTGAGCTATAGGCACTCCGCCTTCAAACCGTACACGAATCAGGCCAACGTGTTCACCGCGGTTTGCCCGTTGAACAGAGACGAGACCGTTTTGTCGACGTACAACGTACAAACGACTGCGCCGTCGATTCCTACCGAGGTAAATGCTGCACAAATGGAAACGATAGTCAGCAATCTTGGAAAATCGAAACAAGGACACCTGTGCATCTATTGCGGAAAAGTCTACTCGAGGAAATACGGCTTGAAAATACACATAAG AACCCACACTGGCTACAAACCACTCAAATGCAAGTATTGCCTGCGACCATTTGGTGACCCAAGCAATTTAAACAAGCACGTTAGATTGCACGCGGATGGAGAAACTCCCTACAGGTGCGAATTGTGCGGAAAAGTGTTGGTCAGAAGGAGAGATCTTGAAAGGCATGTTAGATCGAGGCATCAAGAAAACGTCGAACAAACTTCCGACACGTCGTCGGACGGAATCGACGTTTAA
- the Pdxk gene encoding pyridoxal kinase — translation MAQFMDMCSKKTPRILSIQSHVVSGYVGNKSATFPLQLLGFEVDVINSVQLSNHTGYKAFKGQILNDKDLDDIIDCLVENDLDNYTYLLTGYVGSASFLKKIAEVVHILKQKNPDLIYVCDPVMGDNGKMYVPEALKEIYIKEIVPLADIIIPNQFELELLTNLNINTMSDVQNAVKKLHEIGPETVAVTSTELGDKLTAIFSTIKDSKIIKIDIPKIPINFTGSGDLFAALFLAHTHLQDDMKVAIEKTVNSLYSVLLATYNYSQAYQDEESQPARRIELRLIQSKNLIENPEIKLFAETLS, via the exons ATGGCTCAGTTCATGGACATGTGCTCCAAAAAGACACCACGAATTCTTTCAATACAAAGTCATGTAGTGTCTGGTTATGTTGGTAATAAAAGTGCAACATTCCCTTTACag TTACTGGGTTTTGAAGTGGATGTAATTAATTCCGTTCAATTATCCAATCATACTGGATATAAGGCTTTTAAAGGTCAAATACTAAATGATAAGGATTTAG ATGATATAATAGACTGCTTAGTAGAAAATGATTTAGATAATTATACTTACTTATTAACAGGATATGTGGGTTCTGCTTCGTTCTTGAAAAAAATAGCAGAAGTTGTTcatatattaaaacaaaaaaatccTGATCTTATATATG TATGTGATCCTGTTATGGGTGATAATggaaaaatgtatgttcctgaAGCACTAAaggaaatttatataaaagagATAGTGCCATTAGCAGATATTATAATTCCAAATCAGTTTGAATTGGA acTTTTAACTAATCTGAACATTAATACAATGTCTGATGTACAAAATGCTGTAAAGAAATTACATGAAATTGGACCTGAAACAGTAGCTGTTACATCAACAGAGCTTGGCGATAAATTAACAGCAATATTTAGTACAATTAaag ATAGTAAGATCATTAAAATAGATATTCCAAAAATACCAATTAATTTCACTGGTTCTGGAGATCTCTTTGCTGCCTTATTTTTAGCTCATACACATTTACAGGACGACATGAAAGTTGCCATTGAGAAAACTGTAAATTCTCTGTATAGTGTTTTGCTAGCTACTTACAATTATTCTCAAG CATATCAAGATGAGGAGTCACAGCCTGCAAGAAGAATCGAATTACGTTTAATACagagtaaaaatttaattgaaaatccggaaattaaattattcgccGAAACTCTTTCATag
- the LOC100877342 gene encoding uncharacterized protein LOC100877342 isoform X1 codes for MATWEGEKFQKIENADDIEENFDNILVTHDLQDCLDDSLDLTNFGIVYEPSAVFDYEKYSDDDTPIDERLCNNNTTESIHRTASPDEIYTHIQFDQDDTLQTESKYTTVTIENIVPDTSQKHIGRYTCEYEGCSRTYSTVGNLRTHMKTHKGEYRFKCAEPNCGKAFLTSYSLKIHIRVHTKVKPFECNYKGCEKAFNTLYRLRAHQRLHSGNTFNCEETGCVKFFTTLSDLKKHIRTHTQERPYKCREKGCGKAFTASHHLKTHKRTHTGERPYVCTFEICKRSFTTPHSLKSHLKTHKRTISNDESKHEGNYDESGNQRNSDILKSNIDVNEITSKNVNVPSYTIIPPLSSSNIQSTENANDQPTSTNDIIDILSQDRLNKQLDYNITNKNRENLNKSTEVALIASENIILDNFTENAIDNFNNNENYDKFKIFNQVNDSNLRQDKSRKSEDSKLNNVTKSNSISLEQKIIQDGLQNAIAHISEGTDFTSDVQQHENRTIVTEKSYNNNNNNNRAAVENSNVILYNTNSITSHVSDIISSSSETQLFDNEIEPFITDTLRTGSLNEVEHSLNSNVVATTQSEAIELAIASEEEIPSPWIDVTTLATPSSLRRQSWSELNAFPTAVHSLVDLVEPEPYPLQIESQLQSLQQLDNVNLVDVENVEVTQQCVGDKQKKNSTKPKKCRNVLQEITAEADICKCVDCKCNDLQNCQNCSNNTNTNTNINNTNTNINNTTTNINNTTTNINNTTTNINNTTTNVNKTNMSSKVVDDFVHCLQEECFCDSEPTNRGSCCVVICLKTLEQLQKVFSLTCCKSTSTLTCCSEKLVPSLMKCPLANNH; via the exons ATGGCGACGTGGGAAGGTGAAAAATTTCAGAAGATCGAAAATGCCGACGATATCGAGGAAAATTTTGATAACATTCTTGTGACCCATGATCTTCAGGATTGCTTGGATGATAGCTTAGATTTAACTAATTTTGGAATAGTTTATGAACCTAGTGCTGTGTTTGACTATGAAAAGTATTCAGATGACGATACTCCTATCGATGAAAGACTATGTAATAACAACACTACGGA gtcAATACACCGTACAGCTAGCCCTGATGAAATTTATACGCATATTCAGTTTGACCAAGATGACACCTTACAAACTGAATCTAAATATACGACTGTTACAATTGAAAACATAGTTCCAGATACAAGTCAAAAGCATATTGGTCGCTATACTTGCGAATATGAAGGCTGCAGTAGAACATACAGTACAGTTGGGAATTTACGTACTCACATGAAAACTCATAAAG GCGAGTATCGATTTAAATGTGCAGAACCAAATTGTGGCAAGGCCTTCCTCACGTCGTACAGCCTAAAGATTCATATTAGGGTACACACAAAAGTAAAACCATTTGAATGCAATTACAAAGGCTGCGAGAAAGCGTTCAATACCCTTTACAGACTGAGAGCTCACCAAAGACTTCATAGTGGCAACACATTTAACTGCGAAGAGACTGGATGCGTTAAATTCTTCACTACTCTAAGTGATCTCAAGAAACATATACGTACTCATACTCAAGAAAGACCTTACAA atgCAGAGAAAAAGGATGCGGTAAAGCTTTTACAGCGTCACATCATCTAAAAACTCATAAAAGGACGCATACGGGAGAACGACCTTATGTATGTACTTTTGAAATCTGCAAACGATCTTTCACTACTCCTCATAGTTTAAAAAGTCATTTGAAAACTCATAAGAGAACGATTAGTAACGATGAATCG AAACACGAAGGAAACTATGATGAAAGCGGAAACCAAAGAAATAGTGATATATTAAAGTCAAATATCGATGTTAATGAAATAACTTCTAAGAATGTAAATGTGCCATCTTATACTATTATACCACCGTTATCTTCTAGTAACATACAGTCCACTGAAAATGCAAATGATCAGCCGACTTCTACAAATGATATAATAGATATTTTAAGTCAGGATAGATTAAACAAACAACTTGATTATAATATTACgaataaaaatagagaaaatcTAAATAAATCTACAGAAGTTGCTCTTATTGCatcagaaaatattattttagacaattttactgaaaatgcgattgataattttaataacaatgaaAATTATGATAAATTTAAGATATTCAATCAGGTAAATGATTCAAATTTGCGACAGGACAAGTCAAGAAAAAGTGAAGATAGCAAATTGAATAATGTAACAAAATCTAACTCAATAAGTTTGgaacaaaaaattatacaagATGGTTTACAAAATGCGATTGCTCATATTTCAGAAGGAACAGATTTTACGAGCGATGTACAGCAGCATGAAAATCGTACGATTGTTACTGAAAaatcttataataataataataataataatagagcaGCTGTAGAAAATAGTAacgtaattttgtataataccaATTCTATAACTAGTCACGTATCAGATATAATAAGTTCCTCTAGTGAAACTCAACTTTTCGATAATGAGATAGAACCATTTATCACTGACACGTTACGAACTGGGTCTCTTAACGAAGTTGAGCATTCACTGAACTCTAATGTAGTCGCAACAACCCAATCGGAAGCTATTGAATTAGCTATAGCATCCGAGGAGGAAATACCATCTCCTTGGATAGATGTTACGACACTGGCAACACCATCTTCTTTGAGACGGCAGTCTTGGTCGGAATTGAATGCTTTTCCAACAGCGGTCCATTCGTTAGTCGATTTAGTTGAACCAGAGCCTTATCCATTGCAGATAGAAAGTCAATTGCAGTCGTTACAACAGTTAGATAATGTTAATCTAGTAGATGTTGAAAATGTTGAAGTTACACAGCAATGTGTTGgtgataaacaaaaaaaaaatagtacaaagcCGAAGAAGTGTAGAAACGTTTTACAGGAAATCACAGCCGAAGCAGATATATGCAAATGCGTTGATTGTAAATGCAATGATCTACAAAACTGCCAAAATTGCtcaaataatacaaatacaaatacaaatataaacaatacaaatacaaatataaacaaTACAACTACAAATATAAACAATACAACTACAAATATAAACAATACAACGACAAATATAAACAATACAACTACGAATGTTAATAAAACGAACATGTCATCAAAAGTAGTAGATGATTTTGTACATTGTTTACAAGAAGAATGCTTTTGTGACAGTGAGCCTACGAATCGTGGATCTTGCTGCGtcgttatttgtttaaaaacatTGGAACAATTGCAAAAAGTATTCAGTCTTACTTGTTGTAAAAGTACTAGTACTCTAACGTGTTGCAGCGAAAAATTAGTACCTTCATTAATGAAATGCCCATTAGCGAACAATCACTGA
- the LOC100877342 gene encoding uncharacterized protein LOC100877342 isoform X2 has product MWKEFSKLSGEYRFKCAEPNCGKAFLTSYSLKIHIRVHTKVKPFECNYKGCEKAFNTLYRLRAHQRLHSGNTFNCEETGCVKFFTTLSDLKKHIRTHTQERPYKCREKGCGKAFTASHHLKTHKRTHTGERPYVCTFEICKRSFTTPHSLKSHLKTHKRTISNDESKHEGNYDESGNQRNSDILKSNIDVNEITSKNVNVPSYTIIPPLSSSNIQSTENANDQPTSTNDIIDILSQDRLNKQLDYNITNKNRENLNKSTEVALIASENIILDNFTENAIDNFNNNENYDKFKIFNQVNDSNLRQDKSRKSEDSKLNNVTKSNSISLEQKIIQDGLQNAIAHISEGTDFTSDVQQHENRTIVTEKSYNNNNNNNRAAVENSNVILYNTNSITSHVSDIISSSSETQLFDNEIEPFITDTLRTGSLNEVEHSLNSNVVATTQSEAIELAIASEEEIPSPWIDVTTLATPSSLRRQSWSELNAFPTAVHSLVDLVEPEPYPLQIESQLQSLQQLDNVNLVDVENVEVTQQCVGDKQKKNSTKPKKCRNVLQEITAEADICKCVDCKCNDLQNCQNCSNNTNTNTNINNTNTNINNTTTNINNTTTNINNTTTNINNTTTNVNKTNMSSKVVDDFVHCLQEECFCDSEPTNRGSCCVVICLKTLEQLQKVFSLTCCKSTSTLTCCSEKLVPSLMKCPLANNH; this is encoded by the exons ATGTGGAAGgaattctcaaaactttcagGCGAGTATCGATTTAAATGTGCAGAACCAAATTGTGGCAAGGCCTTCCTCACGTCGTACAGCCTAAAGATTCATATTAGGGTACACACAAAAGTAAAACCATTTGAATGCAATTACAAAGGCTGCGAGAAAGCGTTCAATACCCTTTACAGACTGAGAGCTCACCAAAGACTTCATAGTGGCAACACATTTAACTGCGAAGAGACTGGATGCGTTAAATTCTTCACTACTCTAAGTGATCTCAAGAAACATATACGTACTCATACTCAAGAAAGACCTTACAA atgCAGAGAAAAAGGATGCGGTAAAGCTTTTACAGCGTCACATCATCTAAAAACTCATAAAAGGACGCATACGGGAGAACGACCTTATGTATGTACTTTTGAAATCTGCAAACGATCTTTCACTACTCCTCATAGTTTAAAAAGTCATTTGAAAACTCATAAGAGAACGATTAGTAACGATGAATCG AAACACGAAGGAAACTATGATGAAAGCGGAAACCAAAGAAATAGTGATATATTAAAGTCAAATATCGATGTTAATGAAATAACTTCTAAGAATGTAAATGTGCCATCTTATACTATTATACCACCGTTATCTTCTAGTAACATACAGTCCACTGAAAATGCAAATGATCAGCCGACTTCTACAAATGATATAATAGATATTTTAAGTCAGGATAGATTAAACAAACAACTTGATTATAATATTACgaataaaaatagagaaaatcTAAATAAATCTACAGAAGTTGCTCTTATTGCatcagaaaatattattttagacaattttactgaaaatgcgattgataattttaataacaatgaaAATTATGATAAATTTAAGATATTCAATCAGGTAAATGATTCAAATTTGCGACAGGACAAGTCAAGAAAAAGTGAAGATAGCAAATTGAATAATGTAACAAAATCTAACTCAATAAGTTTGgaacaaaaaattatacaagATGGTTTACAAAATGCGATTGCTCATATTTCAGAAGGAACAGATTTTACGAGCGATGTACAGCAGCATGAAAATCGTACGATTGTTACTGAAAaatcttataataataataataataataatagagcaGCTGTAGAAAATAGTAacgtaattttgtataataccaATTCTATAACTAGTCACGTATCAGATATAATAAGTTCCTCTAGTGAAACTCAACTTTTCGATAATGAGATAGAACCATTTATCACTGACACGTTACGAACTGGGTCTCTTAACGAAGTTGAGCATTCACTGAACTCTAATGTAGTCGCAACAACCCAATCGGAAGCTATTGAATTAGCTATAGCATCCGAGGAGGAAATACCATCTCCTTGGATAGATGTTACGACACTGGCAACACCATCTTCTTTGAGACGGCAGTCTTGGTCGGAATTGAATGCTTTTCCAACAGCGGTCCATTCGTTAGTCGATTTAGTTGAACCAGAGCCTTATCCATTGCAGATAGAAAGTCAATTGCAGTCGTTACAACAGTTAGATAATGTTAATCTAGTAGATGTTGAAAATGTTGAAGTTACACAGCAATGTGTTGgtgataaacaaaaaaaaaatagtacaaagcCGAAGAAGTGTAGAAACGTTTTACAGGAAATCACAGCCGAAGCAGATATATGCAAATGCGTTGATTGTAAATGCAATGATCTACAAAACTGCCAAAATTGCtcaaataatacaaatacaaatacaaatataaacaatacaaatacaaatataaacaaTACAACTACAAATATAAACAATACAACTACAAATATAAACAATACAACGACAAATATAAACAATACAACTACGAATGTTAATAAAACGAACATGTCATCAAAAGTAGTAGATGATTTTGTACATTGTTTACAAGAAGAATGCTTTTGTGACAGTGAGCCTACGAATCGTGGATCTTGCTGCGtcgttatttgtttaaaaacatTGGAACAATTGCAAAAAGTATTCAGTCTTACTTGTTGTAAAAGTACTAGTACTCTAACGTGTTGCAGCGAAAAATTAGTACCTTCATTAATGAAATGCCCATTAGCGAACAATCACTGA